The region CAGTTCACCGAGGACAcgtcaaaaaagaaataattaattggaaaatttttatcaataataatagaaaaataaaaagaaaggaaaaaagaataatgGCTTCTATATATGATGGTTGGTTACCAATCCCATTTGTGCATTAACACCATAGCTGTCCTTACACTTGGAATGAACTGTAATTTAAAAGGTAGATTTTACATGTTGAGGTTAATCCTAATTTACTAGtaatgtattttctttttcttttacattaATAGTACATTCAATAGTACCTAGAATCACTagcttttgaaatattaattaggTCTACTTCAACCGCCTTGCATTAATTGTTGGACCACACTATTTATACCCCTTGAGCTACACAATGCATCACGACAAAAATACTTCTTGCACTTCATCACCTCGTCTCGCACTGTCTCACCGTCTTatgtgaggggtattttagacattttaactacattatataaacaaattataaGCTATaatgtaccaataacatttttcttaattgttAATTATGATATAGGTTTTAGTTTAACGATGTTTCTAGTTTTATGGCGTCTGTTTAGTCTTTGAAATGCCCTTGCTTGAGCTTGTCTTAGTGCATTTTTTCACTTCATGGATTCGTCTTTGTGTCAGTCTGAATCTCTCTTGATCTATTCCAagcaaaaaaaaagttaattctTGCTATTTTTGATATGTTAAACAGTTAATTTGCTCttgattttagaattttgagagaAGAAAGCCAATGTTTTAGAAGGTTTTAATTTCCCCAGATCAAATCTGGCTAGGGGATTATTGAAATCTAGTTTATATTTTGGTCCTTTGATCGATCCTTTGCTTTGCAGCCCTTGGCATCCAGTTCTTGTAAAGTTGCTGGTTAAGGTGCTAGctagttttaatatttttacttagcaaaaagaaaagaaaaatctaatcTTTCCCTCAAATCAGAACACAGTTTAGAACTTATTAAAGCTAAAAGAAGAGAGCCACTAAAAATGTAACAAAGCTTATATAGAAATGTAATAAAATAACTGCAGAGGTTCAGAAAGATGGACTCTAAAGTTCAAAGGTTAAGGAGTACGCCATACTTTTGATGCTAATTAATCATGTATTTCGTAATTAATGcaaaatacatgaacaaaactTGGGGAACCctgtttatatataatatatatatatgtctttgtACAGCTGCTTTTggagctaatatatatatgtttctgtGTATATATGAAGTACTTTTGCTGGAATGTAATTATCACAAACAAGACAAGAACATCACAGAACCACCACCATAGATGGATCGATCGATGATCTGCACAGCTACAAACTCTTTGAACTAGCTAGAGGTGTGTAATTAGTTCACACACGGTCTGTTTTCTAGCTATTTGCACTCCCCACTCCAACTCCACAGAGAAAACTGAGGCCGACACAAAGAGCGTATAATATTCCAAAAACATTCAAACTTCTCCGAGAAACCATTCTTGCCAGCTCGAGGATTTAATTTCTTCTTCCCACAACATCAGATTCATTCATCTTCTGTGCTCCCAATTTCTTTCCTTGGTTTCGTCTCGATCATATCCCACAGCCCAATCCCTTGGCTTCTGAACCTTTCATGATTCTGAGTCTCTTGCAAGATGATATGAACATTCTGCAACAAGAACATTCACAGAACGAATAAATATCGGCACTTGTATGTGAAATACGTTATTGAATAGAGAGAGAAGCTTAGCAGGGGTACTGTTAGCCTCTATGATTTAGAATGAAAAGTATTTGGGTGCAGTTAGAGAATGCCAGCATGGATTTAGCCCGGCCCGTCGTCGAACATAACTTAATGGGTGCGACGAGGGGCTAAGACTGTCTTTTACACACAAGTATTCcttgaaaaatatatgagaGAGAGCGCGAGAGGGGGAGACTTACTCCCAAGGAACATCTCCAACAAGCATCCAATCACCATCTTTGTCTTCATAAGTGGGTGCATATTCAGAGCCTTTGTAGCCTTCCCTCTCAGAGTAGTCACCAATGGTGAGTTTGAACATGTTCTCGAGAGCCTCGAGGAGCTCTGGGTAGCCCTTGTAAACATTGAGATCAATCTTCCTGAGATAAGGAGCTCCATCCATGCTGATTTTCACGTACATTCCACCACCATTATTATTGATCTGATATCCCTCTTGGCCCTTCTTCTGCAAGAAACTGTTCTTCCTGTAGGATCTGATTGGCGGCCACCCCACCACTTGTGCTCTGCCATTTCACATATAAACCCACATCGAACAAgttagctactcatctttattgaaacataaaaaataaaaaaaaagttttgcaCGTTCGAATGCACTAGATAAACTCATGGGTACTATATGATGATGATAACTTACTTGGAAGCGGGCACGTTTTTGGCATCGGAGTCGCATTCTGATCCTTCATCTTCCCATGTATCAGGCAAAGCTCGCTTGTTGTTTCTAAGACCAGAAACGACTTGTTTCTCAGCCTCAGTGTCATGTGTCCCTGGCAAGCCTAATCTGAGTTCTGTCGCCTTAAGATCATTGAAGCCATCCGCGTATGAGCTTTCCATTTCTCCACACAATAAATCTTCAAGCCAATGGACCAAATATTTGCTTGATTGCCTTGAGCTAGAGTTCTAATTTTCTTGAGATACAATTCACAGGCTAATGCTTAGagtgagagaagagagagagagagagattgtgttGTGGTGGAAGTCGGTATAGGAAGAATATGGTCCTATATATTGTTCACGGAGGGGCTAAAGAAGGTGAAGATTTGTACAAAGGGCATGGTGATTTTAGGGCATGAGATGCATGAATTTAGGACAAAGGCAAGCTAAGGTGTCGGTAGCAATGGCGGCAGCTTTGAGGCAAGTGCCCCTGCAATTAGGGGACATGAAAGGGGACAAGCTCAGCCACCCATGTGGAAGACTTTTGAGGACTCGAGAAAGGGATGGTCAAGATGCGTTTTAGGGGCCTGTGGGAGGGCAATCAGGACCGTTGATTTCAGGAAGAGCCCTGGCATGTGATGTGACTCAGAGGGGTCCACATGTGTGCTGGGTATGGGCATGGCATGGCCATGTGGGGACTAGGGTTTGAAGTTCCGGGTAATTTTGATGGGAAAGGTATGTGCATGGCATGTGGTCTATCATGTATATAATGGTGAGTCCATGacccattcttttatatattctttttaagtacgtgtatgtatatatatatatatacatgtagtTGCTTTTTTTTTCCAGCTTGGCTTATATACATGTagtcataattatatatatatattaatcataTCATATGTTacatctagatttttttttagtaaaaagaCAAGTTTAAAAACTAAAGGATATTTATGCAGTAGAGTTTGTTCTAACGCTATTCTTTAAGTACCCTTAACTGTTGTTTAAGAAATTTACAATATTCTATGATAGATTTCTATAACAGTATCATAAGCCTTTTCATTTTTAAAGCTTATCTAACCACAAAAGAACAATCATTTAGTAAAACAAAGTTTCTCAGTTGTGTTGAAAGCTTGTAAAACAATACTAATAAATTgcattaaatgcaaaaaaagtTTTCCATTTAGAGCATGTTGGAAGAAATAATACCTTACATAAGCTTTGCCTTTTTGTGGAGAaactgattatatatatatgggactCGTACAGACAACACTTCCTTTTCTCTCTACATGGCTAGATGATTCTGGAAATGCTtccttttaatttctaaatcaTTCAGTTAACAGATTAAGAACATAATGTTTGGAAAGAGTCCGAAGATTAATATTGCTTACTTTAAACCCATTTGAACAACTTTAGATCATCAAACATTATCCATCCTATACATACTTTGGCAaaaattaatgacaaaaatcAGAACTTCTGGGAACTCATAATATATACTTCAAATTAAACCTAAGATGCTACAAATTAAAGCTACAAATCTCAACAGCATCACAGATTCCACGCGATTAATAATTCTTCAGAAATTTTGTCTGTCAATTATTATCTCTTTCAGTTAGACTGAGAATCcaataaatataaactattacTAACCCAATTAATATTTCTCAAGATTGGGAGACCTTACAGGTTGCAGATCAATTACAGAGGTTGTGCATCAATCAACAATTAACACAAGACACAAACAAATTCTTTACAAACAAATCTGCAGAAACTGtataatatatactatatatgtTTGATGTTGGGGGCTCTATCATAGTTGTTGTGATAattatgattcaaaatccttATTCATctgtaaatatgattttgaatttgattttgattatgatattgtcaaattcgattttatgtgaaatttatctCATGTGGAGGAATATCgttatgcattattttttaatcaagatATGATTTCATGCATTcatctataaatgattttaagtctataaatagatgttCAACTCACATGAAATAAAATACAGAGTGTGTGCCAATATTTGGTCACATGGCACCCCCGAGTAACCCTTACCCAGTGACCCCCAACTTAGGGGTGCCATGGGCACGCCCACGATCCACGCGCCATCATTCCCATGAGACCTAGTCAAAACTACATCCAAGTTACTCGTTGAAGAAATCGAGTCACACCTGACACTTGGTTGCCTTTTCCATCGCTATAAATAGAGGAGTCCTCCTTCTCATTTGATATGCAATCTCTAACACTCACACTTCCTTCTTGCATTCAACTATTTCATATTTTCGATAGGGTAACTTAGGCATTGGAGGGTCTGTGAGGGGATTTACACCCGCGCCCCTAACCAGTTCTCTTTTCAAACAGATCATCCATCACTTGAAGGGGTAATTCATTGATGTCACTCTCCCCTGAGTGAGTAATCCATACCTTGAAAGGGTAATCCATCACTATCACTCTCCCCCGGGTGAGTCATTCATTGCTTCGAAGGGTCATCCATCACTGTCACACTTCCCCCGAGTGAGTCACCCATTGTTGTCACTTTCCCCTGGATGAGTCATCCATCATTCGAACAAGCCATTCTTGTGCCATCTTAAGACAACCTCccatacataaatttattattgtagcCGTGGAACAACAATTGGTGTTGTTTGTGGGAAACCAACAAAAGATCACGAAGCAACTCCATTGTCATGGCACAAACCTGAAGCAATTATCAGACCCTCTCTCGTGGTGCTCAATCACTCAACGAAAGACCTTTTCTCATGTAGAAGATCAACATCAGTCCACCCATGAAGGCCAGCTACCCCCCACTCATCAGTCCTCCCGTGAGGATCAACTACCCTTCATCCATTAGGGTCAGCCATCTCTCACCCATATGTTTCTTCTTAAGGGTCATCCATCCCTTACTCATCAACAACCGTCATTTCTGGGTCTTCTCACCCATTGGGGATTTAGCTTCAAGCACCGCCCTTAACACCTCACATGCCCTTCCAGGACCTTATTTTTCAGGTCAAATTGGCTCAAGTATACAGGCCCCATCTATGGTTCCTTGGGCTGAGTACGAAACACTACAACAGTGCCGAGGTGGTGCAAGCTCTTCGTGAAATGGCTGGGATTCTACAAGGATTGGTTCCTCATGGATCAATCCCAGCTGTAACACCCAAGAATTTCATAAggttttaagtataattttaattaggGTGTAAGtggaattttccaaaatatttaggGGCAATAGTGTTATTTTTACAGTATTGAGTAATCGAATCAACTGAAATGAGTGCCCTGGAACctagatgtctaaggaaaatgatatgatattgaTGAGAATTTTGAGATgtcatttatggtatcgaaagaaatcgaatcagaaacaattttcggtaaagttgtgatttaggttgaaaaatcaaattatcgtaggagacttttagaaagtcaacagaacctttAAGAGACTTTAATTTTGTAAGTAGAACAGCCCTAAAGTGGTTTTGTGTTGAAACGAAAGGATTTTCAGGCAAAACGTTCATTTGGGtcaaagtataatttcttaaaattgacCGAGGGAGGTCGAATGATGTTATTCCTAAATCTTAGGGGTGtaaataaagattttataaCTTTAGGGTCTCaagggaaattttgaaaagccTAAGGGCTAATTGGAAAGGgtcaaatggaaattttgaaacttgaggGGGTTATAGTGTAATTTTCAGAACTTAACTAGCAGTGTGAACACTGCCACCCGTCAGCCACCTCTCTCATCGCCGATTTCGGCCGGTGGCAGTTTCGAGGAAGGCTCTATATGGGTTAGTGCTAGGGTTAGCTTCATTGGGAGTTGTCCACGGCCAAGGATTGGCCATGTTGATGGCCGATTGAATGAATTTTTTGACCATGTCTTGGCCAAAAAATTGAGGTTTTGAAGGTCAATTTTTGGGGCTTTACTGAGGGTTATGGGTTGATCTAGGGTAGGTAGAAGCATTAAAGACCAAGGATTTGACATGAATGGATGTTTGGAGGCTCGTAAATGGGTACAAATAGGGGTCGAAGAGGCCGAGGGTTTTCATAAGTTCAAGCTCAATTTGCTCTCATTTGTGGTCGAATCAAGGGctagggataaggggcttttattCCTCAAAGTGGGTGTAGTGATTTTGGAGCTTTTGGAGAGTTTTCGTATAGGATTGAGTGGGTTTCGAGGGGTCACCAAAAAACGAGGCGGGAACATTGACTGAGCTTTTAAACCCCCTATATATTGGGGTACTTCCAGTCATCCTTTCAAGCATCCAAGCATACCATAGTGATCAACTCAGAGTGTAGAGCAAGCCAGGAGCAAAATTCAGCATCACTGGTGTGCCGAAgccagagaagatgaccggcacATAAAGCACACGTGCAAGCTTTCACTCTTAGTTCACGTGCAGGGTGCGTGGCCAATgggtattttttgaatttttttaatattttcctaaattttttttatgatttatggtgttaaaaaatttgaaaaaatatttgaggaggtatttattttggatttatcGAGgtaaaaataggaagaaaataagtgaaaattatgaaaaattgggaaaaattttgatattcctttaaataaataCGATGTCTAGGGATCGTTGAAGCTCGAGAttgaataaaagtataattgtTTGAGGTTTTGCACGTGAATCGAGACGTTCTGAGATACGTTCAATGTGAGTGATTCTACCCTAAATACTAGGTTTTGATTCTACCTAAACTTGATATGATTACATCCAAAAGGCTTTTGTCACATATGAATGGTTTAACCTGTGATGGTTATTTTTATGTGGGAGGTTTgtcccaaaatattttatgcatgtgtattgaattttgtgcgataaattatgTGCATGGAAatgttgttttacattatgCATTGAATCATGGcatgtggcattggcatgtttttgtgttgtccatgtgggatgtcaacttGAGATATTACTcagatagtgtagccgtaattccctaaGGGTGTTTGTCGGAATAACGTACAGGGGTATCCTGTGCCGGTTGTGTTGCGAGGATTACTATCTAGGGTTCTGTGCCGGGAAGGTTTGCCAAGAAAGTTACACTAGAGTGACTGGTTGTTCATATGGGTTGTAGCACTTGAGTGATAACACTAGGGAAGcatgccaaggattaatgcccACTTGTGGCagaggctgagagtggacaccaccctggtGGGTCCACAAATGGCGTGGTTgtgagtggacaccaccccagattgacttaagtggcggggctgcgagtagACACAACCCCAAGTTCCTTTGAACAGTAACATTGTTTCCTAAGTGGACATGGATTTTTGGgtatagtgttgatcatcttgtggctaAGGATTGTGTTGACGTGATCCGATATGCTTTCAAGTAAAGACGTAATCCTTGATATAATTGTGGAGTGATTCTCCGAGTTCCTGAATTGATGTTGATCATTTTGTGTCGGAAGTGGTAACGATGATTTTTCATTGTGTTAAGGAGAGACGTTGATGTTGCCCTCTTATGCTAAGACTGTGTTGTGCaaatgtgtcgatgtggttgtgttgtcTTTAGAGAAATTGCATTTTCCCagattagggttaagtgctgtgtgggattctcttggatTAGGATATATCAGGGATATGTCAGTTTTGTTTCAtgttttgcatatattcatgaaaatattttgaactctaACTTAAATGATTTAGCATCTTATTTGAACTttgtccctaaaatattcaaacgttaaGTGAAAGCAGTGGTGCCAGAGGGAAAGGAattgtcgaggagtgacggcgatttgTAAGGGTTTGTAgcatatcttttttattatgatgtattttatttaaatgatgtAATGTTAAACGATGGTACgatttttatgttatgaataaagtggtttcggttatgtaccatttgaggtttcgatctaacttTTGTATTTATGATGATGTTATATGTCTTAGATTACAGATTCTAGGTTTGATATACTAAGAAggtaaaaatggaatttttggggaataatttatgttatgtgtttgtggaagaaaaaaaatatatattctcgaaattcTAAATTATAACATGCTCGGGAAAAGTAGGGTGTTACACCAGCcaccttgagaaaatttatacCAGAAACAACTCCGTTTAATAGGGCTTGTCAGGAGGTACCAGGAAATGGCTCCTATTGAGAGGCCACCCCCGAGGATCATACTCAATCCATCCCTCCTCGAAACAATCAACCAAAGTCTTCTATGAGAGGGGCTCACACCCAAGCTTTACCCCATCGGGGAAATCAAAGAGGGACTAATTGTCGACGGGTAGATAGACGAAGCCCTTAAAGAGAGAGATACTCCGAAATAGTAGTCAGCACCACCACAGAAGGAggtcaaaattcttttaaacctATAATAAGGCAGAACGATGAGCCTGATGACAACCCTACTACCTTTAGTGCTTGGGAGGCAATAGAcatgaagaaaatgattgagcGTGCACTGCAACAAAATAAGTTATTACCGATCTCAAAAGAACAATCTTGATGGAGACTACGATTTGTGGCAGATGTAATAGAAAAGCTATTGCCAAAGAAGTTTAAGATACCCCAAATAACCCTTTACTTATGCAAGGATGATCCTTATTATCACGTTCAGAATTATGAGTCTTTGATGATGCTTAATGGATAGGACAATGAGATAATGTGTATGGTCTTTCCATTAACCTTGACTAGACATGCTCGGGCTTGGTTTAATAGTTTACCCGAAGCATTCATTTCCTCATTTGGACAGCTAAAGACATAATTCATTAAAGCGTTCATTATTAACAGCCAAAGGAAGAAAGATGCAACATATCTCCTTAGCATTCTGCAAGGGAGCAAAGAAACCCTGCGCCATTATGTGGACAGGTTCTAAAATGTCACGTTTGAGATTGGTAATCTATCGATTAAAATGGTAGTGTTTGCTATGTTCTAAGGGACGCGATTAACTTGCTTCCAAGAATACATGTCTCTAGATCCCCCAAAATCCCTAGTAGACTTATTTGTCAGagcaaataaatacatataccaTACGGAAGTAATGAGGGTTGTGACAATAGATGAAGACAAGGagcgaaaaagaaaaaaacggGATGTTGGAAAAGAATGTAATAGGTGACAAGAGAGGGCCCGAAGGCTAGAGGAtgtgtaatactcgagaataatttgaggataaaaatgatatttgataaagggcataaatgaaattttggaaaaaataagactatagggtacactaacacagctttggacgatcgaattagttagagggagtaccccggaccctagatagccaagaaaaatagtatagtatcgacgagtaatttaaattatgatttttagtgataaaagaaatgagatcgggaacaattttcggtacaataaaaATACAGCTACCGATTTGGTcgtaataccgaattgttatagacaatgtccaaaaaaatcaatggagtgTGTCTAGGAccaatatttgatgtatagaacaacccttaagtgatttcgggttgaatcgagtggatttaaggtcaaaatgatcaatcgggcctaagtgcaattttctgaATTTGCCTGatggaggtcaaaacggtaatttttcagaagtttcaagggagaaatgagaagtacaaatCTTGAGGGttttagtgatggtgctagaaagatcaagggcttgaggataagggccaaaatgtaaaagaaagtttttaaggggctaaagtgcaattttcgAAAATCTGCCCAGAAATGGCAGATTTGGCTGCGAATTGGGGCCTGAAAATCTAGAGATTTGGGCAGTAAATCTCATCAAGGCATGGCCAAGGacggtctaggaggcgtgtgggagGAGTTTTGGTCgaaaatcggccacgtgggggtcagttttggcctataaatagcaaaggGTTTCGGCCAAAAATGAAGCAACAAATTGCTCGgttttgagggcgaatcgagggaagccaataaggggcttttgatccttgaggcaagaggagaaatTCTGGTAAGTTTCGTGAATTTTAGAGGTGTTTCGAAGGCTGGTCGGAAAACTGGGCGGACCGCCTCACCACGTTTGAAACTGCCCAATCGAGGACCTTGTTGGTGTCCTTTAGGCCTGAAACCGGTGGCAATGCGATCGAATGAAGGTGGGCTTCCAGGAGGTGTGGTCGGGGTCAAATTCCGGTCGCCGGCCGGCGACCAGCTCGCCGGAGAAGACAATGCGCGTGTAGTGCACGCGCTGTCCTCACTCGCAGAAACGCGCCTAGGAGCGTGGGGGCGTGTGCCACATAggtaatttctgatttttttccaaaattcttgaaaaattattttatgtatatttttgtaaaaatatttgagaaaatagttgtgtagataattattttggattattagtgagaaaaaataggagaaaaatgagaaaatgtgagaaaaattaaggagaaattatattttgatgattattggatgattagggtaccttgcgacttgaggtgaagtgactcgtgcgaagttcgaggcgggcacgcaaatcgaggcatacCGCGCTTTTCAAGAAGAATTCGAATTGTgcctaaaggtgagtggttctatcgaaaaactCATTTGTGGTATATGAATGGTTTACAGTGAGTGTTCATCCTCATGACTAggtttattgatggttttacAAATGATTACTTACACCTATGTTatatttcgtacggtaaattgcatacattgagatgttgattttatgcatgttatgatttttcgacattgacatgttgtgttgtccatgtgggacgtgggttgttaacctgtgacgtagctctcgagtgtcagcactcggaatgcgtgccaagggttaatgctatgtgacctacttgggacggggctgagacggactttaCCCTACgatactcaagtggcggggctgagagtggacaccaccccgattgttggctcaagtggcggggctgagagtggacaccaccccaggttcctttgagcaatagcattaaagTCGTGGTGTCGtggatttcggggatagtgctgatgtgacactcttagggctagggttgcgttgggttttggaatgcttttgagtaagagcgtaaagcctaacaatgacaatggggtgattcccgggttcatatgttgaggttgtccctcttaagcatgattgGTTTGCTaatgggtcggtgtggtcgtgtcgcctttagaaagattgcattttccccggttagggctaagtgctatgtgggattcttttAAGCTggggcatgtcgggatttatcgattttacatatggttttgcatatctgcatggaaatatttttgaactctcacttagatgattcagcatctaatttggactatgtccctggaatattcaaacgttccaggtgaatgcagtggcgctaagagaaagaatgtcatcgagatgtagctgctatgtttagttttcgtaggtttttgtcgatgattacgatgttcagaggttatgtaatattttgatattttcatgtgaaatatcgatttggttattgtaaaaggaattgtcagttatatatcattgaggtttcgatcttgcttccgctaatgtgattgataatacctgtcttagtctattaattattaaattttgatatgctaagaaggtacaatcaggattgtcgggaaacgattatgatgaaggtatgtgtattgagaaacttatgttatgtgtttgatgttgaaaaaaataaaataaataaataaatatatattcccgaaatctcgaggtaatgcacgttctGTGAAGACGGGGCGTTACAGGATGTCAAGTCCCAATTCAATCACTACACTTGGCTCACCCAACCTTGGTCTGCCATATTAGCAACCATATATAGAAGGATCAGGCCCtattaaacttccaaaaatggtGGATCAGCCTTTAGAGAAGAATTAGGATAAGTACTGTCGATACCATAAAACTCATGGTCATTCCATTTATTAATGTCgggaattgaaaaatcaaattgagatgcttATTTGAGAAGGACACCTACAAAAATACAACAAGAGAGATATAATCAAAGACAACAAGAGAGATGGAG is a window of Diospyros lotus cultivar Yz01 chromosome 10, ASM1463336v1, whole genome shotgun sequence DNA encoding:
- the LOC127811026 gene encoding auxin-induced protein 22D-like, translated to MESSYADGFNDLKATELRLGLPGTHDTEAEKQVVSGLRNNKRALPDTWEDEGSECDSDAKNVPASKAQVVGWPPIRSYRKNSFLQKKGQEGYQINNNGGGMYVKISMDGAPYLRKIDLNVYKGYPELLEALENMFKLTIGDYSEREGYKGSEYAPTYEDKDGDWMLVGDVPWEMFISSCKRLRIMKGSEAKGLGCGI